Part of the Candidatus Zixiibacteriota bacterium genome, CTTTCCACGGCATAGCAAACGTCTATCGATCGAATGGACTATATGACGAGGCTGTTGAGGTCTACCGGGATGCGAGGCGAAAGCTCAATCAACCCTCTCTGCTTTCAAGAGAACTAGGACAGTTATACGAAGTCCAGAGAAATTACACAGCCGCTATACGCGAATATTACATATTTATGATGTCGGACTCTTCCTCCGAAGGTCAGGGGAATCAACTGATAAGGAAAGTGATAGAGTACCTGGATGATCCAAATGACCTCAACTTGTTGAAGAGTACGTTCGCTGATATCGGGAAATCCGAGCCGAACAGTCATGTTCCAAAAAGGTTTCTGGGAGACATCCTGATCAGACAGGATAGCCTCGACCGAGCATACGAGCTGTACAAAGAGGTCGACAAGCTGGAGAACGATCACGGAAAGTTCCTGGTGTACTTCGCCCGGAGATGCCTCGAACAAGATCATGATTATCTTGCTTCCGATGCCTGCCGGTATGTGCTGGATGAGTATCCCAATGAGGCATATTACATACAGGCCAAGTACGTCCTGGCATCGGCTTATGTAAAGCTCGGGCAGGGCGATTCGGCCATCACCGTTGTGCGAGAGATTGCGGAAACGGCGAGGGATCACCGCAGTATCATCGAAAGCATGTACTTCATCGGTACTGTATTCCTGGACATACTGAACCAGCCCGACTCGGCGCTTGCCTATTTCGATGCGGTAACCCGGGATGCTCAGTTTCTTGGATGGCGCAATCGTGCATCTCTGCGCAAAGCGGATTGCTACCTCGTGAAAGGATATTTGGCTGCGGCTGACAGCATCTATAGAGGAGTTGACGAAACGAGCCTCGGCGATGGCGAGAACGAATCGCTTGCATGGCAACTTGCTCAGGTGAAGTTCTTCGAGCATGACTTTGAGGAAGCGAAGAGACTTTATGCAGGTCTTACAATAAAGCACAGAAAAGGGCTTTTCGTCAATGACTGCCTTAAACGGATCCTAATGATCGATGAAAACTCAGGTCTCGACCAGTTCGATCTCGCATCATTTGCTGATGCTGAGTATCTGATCCTGCGAGCTGACCTTGATTCAGCCATCACTCGTCTGGAGTTTCTGTCCGACAAAACCGGATCGAATCTCGCAGATATTGCGACGTTCAGGATGGGTGAGCTTTATCTGAGAACCGGTGAGATTGAACGAGCCCTGTTAACCTACCAGAAGCTGCTCGCACAATTCCCGGAGAGTTTCTGGAGGGGAGAATCCCAGAAGCACATCGCCGACATTCATTGGGATAGAGGAGAAACGCAACTGGCTCAGCAGGCATACCGCAGCCTTCTCACTGAGTATGACAATCTTCTCTTGCAGGAACATGCAAGGCAAAGATTGATGCAACTGGAAAACATGTGATAACGGGTTGGGCAGATCCTCGGAGATGCCAATGGATGAACAAGGAGCAATATTGCCAATTTAGCCGCCAAATCGCCGCTCGCACCAACCTGCCCTAACTTGTTACCGAACAGTTCATTACAGCAATACACATCAGAAACACCTTGACAACACGGAGTGGTTGCGCTATATATGACGTGTTGACTGCCGGTTTGGGGTCACTAATATGAGTGGGTAGTCTAAAATCCCGCATAGGCGGGGAAACCGGTCATCTTTTCTACATAGGAGGTGGGACTGATGTACGAATTCTTAATCGAAGAACTCGAAGAGAAAATCGCGCCTGCCGGAATCTCCCTGGGTGGACAATAACCATCCTAGTTCCGTAGGTGTTCGATGACCGGAATTTGAGGCTGCCTGCATGGGCAGCCTCATTCCTTTTATGCAAGCCTTGTCTCCAGATGCTTTACAGAATCCAGAAACTCAAGTATTTCAGCCGTACGCATGTAGCCTTTGAGTAGACTCTGATCGCCGATCCCACACGCAATATCCTTAAGGATGCCACCGGCTTTTCTCAGACTGCGAAACGCTTCCTCATATTCGAGTTTGGACAGGTACGCCTTCCCAATGTGGAAATCGATTTTCCAGAGTAGCTCTCTCTGCTCGTACTCCGACGCCATCAGTGATGCCTGGTCGAAGTAACTTTGCGCCTCGTTGTATAGTCTGTCGCATGCGCTCCCGATACCGAGATAGAAATAGAGATAGCTTCGGAAAATTGTGTGTTGGTCCATTTCGATCAATTTATCAAGCGCTTCCAAAGGCTCAGCCGGAATACGCGCGCTCAGCGAATATGCCTGCAGTCGTGTCACAAGCGACTCGCACAGTTCGAAGTTCAGGCTCTGCTTGATGGCATCGCGATCTACTTCGTCGAGTTCACTGATAACTGCACCGGGATCGTCACCTGATCTCAGAGCAAGCTCGGCCGTCAGATGTTTCAGTCTCACAAGATTCGCATCTACCTCCAGGGGCGAGACCATCTTTCGCACTCTTTCGAGCGTCATTCCCGCTTGTTTCAGATCATTCAGGAGAATATAGGTCTGCGCTTTCTGCAGAAGATTCCTGGCCGTGAACGGTTTGTCCGTAATCTTCTCCGTCACGGATTCGGCGGCGTTGAGATATTCCAGTGCCTTGCCATACATCCCGCGACGAGAATTGAGCGTCCCCAGCCAACAGGTAAAAATCCCCTGATGAGGCAAGTCTTCGAGCTTCCGCGCCATGTCGAACCCTTCGACTGAAAGCTCCTCAGCCCGCTGGTTTTCTCCCAGTCCAA contains:
- a CDS encoding tetratricopeptide repeat protein, yielding MTSKGSLGGIRRITIALGLLLAVLSATALSQDIFQNRLRMALDKVERLTMSGKYDDALELLTDLDKEYPQDAMIYEAFRKAYAYSGDYDNALEMLKKMEGLFGRSTSLMLQYGDLYLKMGDNNGAAGAFERALEISGQSLNTFHGIANVYRSNGLYDEAVEVYRDARRKLNQPSLLSRELGQLYEVQRNYTAAIREYYIFMMSDSSSEGQGNQLIRKVIEYLDDPNDLNLLKSTFADIGKSEPNSHVPKRFLGDILIRQDSLDRAYELYKEVDKLENDHGKFLVYFARRCLEQDHDYLASDACRYVLDEYPNEAYYIQAKYVLASAYVKLGQGDSAITVVREIAETARDHRSIIESMYFIGTVFLDILNQPDSALAYFDAVTRDAQFLGWRNRASLRKADCYLVKGYLAAADSIYRGVDETSLGDGENESLAWQLAQVKFFEHDFEEAKRLYAGLTIKHRKGLFVNDCLKRILMIDENSGLDQFDLASFADAEYLILRADLDSAITRLEFLSDKTGSNLADIATFRMGELYLRTGEIERALLTYQKLLAQFPESFWRGESQKHIADIHWDRGETQLAQQAYRSLLTEYDNLLLQEHARQRLMQLENM